Proteins found in one Geomonas subterranea genomic segment:
- a CDS encoding HNH endonuclease — MDILLHDKTLAAENLAELLAGTALKGSGISDTSREGQVFTVAKLHYVNGVVYYAAEHPQSELEHLALHCTDTTKSGNVKHPLVRVRTLVRLAVGLGLLNLEKQKVKITDLGQAYYEARGDDKWALTEKQQKILCSHILSDPYRSDTVYAITALFKLYKDGYRGEELSGQYANEIGKGDVWKSPVTYEGFTKFGLSYIAELGLMDVHEDELLIKSLVVERHYQDKVNIVKPINLPSGKLPKPKAKAASITERYPSNPRVSKSALVSAAFKCELDPSHTTFLNHVSKQQHMEAHHLIPMKCQDDFENALDVPENILSLCPNCHRKIHLADNYERVIAIEQAYDLKKEALPSRGLSVSIAKLLTFYGGPD, encoded by the coding sequence ATGGATATATTACTCCATGACAAAACTTTAGCGGCGGAAAATCTCGCAGAGTTGTTAGCGGGGACAGCCCTTAAAGGAAGTGGAATATCCGACACTTCAAGAGAAGGCCAAGTCTTTACGGTTGCAAAGCTGCATTACGTAAATGGCGTCGTCTATTATGCTGCTGAGCATCCTCAGAGTGAGTTGGAACATTTGGCTCTCCACTGCACTGATACGACTAAGAGCGGAAACGTTAAACATCCTCTAGTCAGGGTTCGCACTTTGGTCCGATTGGCAGTTGGCCTCGGTCTTTTAAACCTAGAGAAGCAGAAGGTAAAGATCACTGATTTAGGGCAAGCGTACTATGAGGCCAGGGGAGATGACAAGTGGGCCTTGACAGAAAAACAGCAAAAAATTCTCTGCAGCCATATCCTCTCCGACCCCTATCGATCAGACACCGTTTACGCCATCACGGCCCTATTTAAACTATACAAAGATGGTTATCGGGGAGAAGAGCTTTCCGGCCAATATGCGAACGAGATTGGAAAAGGTGATGTTTGGAAATCGCCCGTCACCTACGAAGGCTTCACAAAATTTGGCCTGTCGTATATTGCGGAACTTGGCTTGATGGATGTGCACGAAGATGAGTTGCTCATAAAAAGTTTGGTTGTCGAACGGCATTATCAAGATAAAGTAAATATCGTCAAACCAATTAATCTGCCTAGCGGCAAACTTCCGAAACCAAAAGCTAAAGCTGCAAGCATAACGGAAAGATATCCAAGCAATCCCAGGGTGTCAAAAAGCGCCCTTGTTTCTGCGGCCTTCAAATGCGAACTAGACCCCTCTCATACAACCTTCTTAAACCATGTCAGTAAACAACAGCACATGGAAGCTCACCATCTCATTCCAATGAAATGTCAGGATGATTTTGAAAATGCTTTGGATGTTCCAGAAAACATTTTATCTTTATGCCCTAATTGCCACCGTAAAATTCATCTGGCTGACAATTACGAGAGAGTTATAGCAATAGAACAAGCGTATGATCTTAAAAAAGAGGCCCTTCCAAGCCGGGGTCTGTCGGTGTCAATAGCCAAATTACTGACTTTTTACGGGGGGCCAGACTAA
- a CDS encoding site-specific integrase: MFSYLLNRRGYYHVRIRVPADLLGVISSTELVKSLKTRDKREAQRLALPYLQGINKTFSLFRSGYISDDQMRVNLDSLMGRKKQAVVCNAANLPGTPVILLSKAIHQFITDRQQGWTIKTKMENEASFKLLLNIVGNVPVNGIDRDKVREIRDTLCKLPANLYKVFPDRTISAVVQRMEDGKMPPMSITSVNKHLTRFTSLMSHCVKERVIDVNPAEGFLLKQKRKPEEERKTYSSDDLKAIMKHLPQDDDRPERFWIPLIAMYSGMRLDEICQLYTADVREVDGIWCIDVNDALDKKLKTISSSRLVPVHPRLVELGLLDHVTKCQERRHPRLWMNLERREADGYGSAYGKVYQRFNRKHITDDPLKTFHSLRHTYANTLKQLGAQEALIAELMGHVNSNITTGRYGKKYRLSVLLETLRRVDFHAP; encoded by the coding sequence ATGTTTTCTTACCTGCTGAACAGACGCGGCTATTACCATGTGCGCATCCGCGTTCCTGCCGATCTTCTTGGTGTCATTTCTTCCACCGAACTTGTGAAGTCCCTAAAGACCAGAGACAAGAGGGAAGCCCAACGTCTTGCCTTGCCATACCTCCAAGGGATCAACAAGACTTTCTCTTTGTTCCGGTCGGGCTACATCTCAGATGACCAAATGAGGGTCAACCTCGACAGCCTGATGGGGAGGAAGAAGCAAGCAGTAGTCTGCAACGCGGCCAACCTCCCTGGTACTCCAGTTATCCTCCTGTCCAAAGCTATCCATCAATTCATCACGGACCGTCAGCAGGGGTGGACGATCAAGACTAAGATGGAGAACGAAGCGTCCTTCAAGCTTCTACTTAACATTGTGGGTAATGTTCCGGTCAACGGGATTGATCGGGATAAGGTACGAGAGATCAGAGATACCCTCTGCAAGCTCCCTGCGAACCTCTACAAGGTCTTCCCTGACAGGACCATCTCTGCTGTTGTCCAGAGGATGGAGGATGGAAAAATGCCGCCGATGAGCATTACTTCCGTCAACAAGCATCTCACCCGCTTTACAAGTCTCATGAGCCATTGCGTGAAGGAGAGGGTGATAGACGTCAATCCAGCAGAGGGGTTCCTGCTGAAACAGAAGAGAAAGCCAGAGGAGGAGAGAAAGACCTACTCCTCAGATGACCTCAAAGCTATCATGAAGCATCTCCCCCAAGACGATGACAGACCAGAGCGGTTCTGGATACCCTTGATCGCCATGTACTCAGGGATGAGGCTTGATGAAATATGTCAGCTTTACACGGCTGACGTGAGGGAGGTTGATGGCATCTGGTGCATTGACGTGAATGACGCCCTCGACAAGAAACTGAAGACAATCTCTAGCAGTAGACTGGTTCCAGTACATCCTAGACTTGTTGAGCTTGGTTTACTCGACCATGTGACGAAGTGCCAGGAGAGGAGACACCCTAGGCTGTGGATGAACCTTGAGAGACGAGAGGCGGACGGTTACGGTAGCGCATACGGGAAGGTGTACCAGAGGTTTAACAGGAAGCATATCACTGATGATCCTCTCAAAACTTTTCACTCGCTACGCCATACTTACGCCAACACTCTGAAGCAACTGGGCGCGCAGGAAGCACTAATTGCAGAGCTTATGGGGCATGTAAATTCAAATATTACCACAGGTCGATATGGGAAAAAGTACCGCCTCAGTGTCCTATTGGAGACGTTGAGGCGGGTGGACTTTCATGCGCCGTGA
- a CDS encoding ATP-binding protein, with protein sequence MSSRFFTTRRYALSLCFIWVLLIAVSLAWFYVQHENNLNEVAKAQARIAFQKDLLYRKWASQHGGVYAPVTPRTQPNPYLAHIPERDITTPSGKNLTLINPAYMTRQVFELAESEKQIARGHITSLNPIRGENTPDPWERKALEMFEKGAQEVSEMVTIDGRRFVRLMRPFKVETSCLKCHAAQGYKKGDIRGGISVTVPLALFSAGSNRVLASTAATLLLIGGVGVILILVGARQLSQSSSRLEETNAELLNEVAEREIAREQLREQAVLLEEEVAERQAAQEEAVANQRKLQLIMDSTHAAIYGIDTSGKCIFANRTCLELTGYDRLDELLGRNMHDLIHHTLPNGIPAPVAQCNIFRAFNEGAGCTVRNEVFWRKDGTSFPVEYSSYPITNDGVIEGAVVSFVDLTERIALEAQLRQAQKMEAVGQLAGGVAHDFNNVLQVISGYGSILKMDERLDERQKQEVDQILSAAERATQLTRGLLAFSRKQAITLAPVNLNDVVESVRKFLVRIIGEDIQLKTTPVAGTLYIMADLGQLEQVLINLATNARDAMPRGGVLAIETGSQEVESPLDQESGEHKPGHYAVLTIADTGCGMDAETCKRIFEPFYTTKEVSKGTGLGMAIVYGIVKQHNGFINVYSEPGHGTTFRIYLPIYHSDRVRDSDDCKQAAPPRGGSETILLAEDDEGVRNLVLSVLTRFGYRVIQAVDGQDAVEKYLAHRDEINMILLDLIMPRKNGTEAYDEIARHDPGAKVLYASGYTADFIKKRGVPEEGIDLIMKPIQPMELLRAVREILDA encoded by the coding sequence ATGTCTTCCCGATTCTTCACAACCAGGCGGTACGCACTGTCTTTATGCTTTATCTGGGTGCTGCTCATCGCCGTTTCGCTGGCATGGTTTTACGTACAGCATGAAAACAACCTCAACGAAGTCGCCAAGGCGCAGGCCCGCATCGCTTTCCAGAAGGACCTGCTGTACCGAAAGTGGGCTTCCCAACATGGCGGAGTCTACGCCCCCGTCACCCCGCGGACTCAACCCAACCCCTACCTGGCCCACATCCCGGAACGAGATATCACGACTCCCTCGGGCAAGAATCTGACCCTCATCAACCCCGCCTACATGACGCGCCAGGTTTTCGAACTGGCGGAATCAGAAAAACAGATCGCCCGGGGACACATAACCAGCCTGAACCCGATCAGGGGTGAAAACACCCCCGACCCCTGGGAACGAAAGGCGCTGGAAATGTTTGAAAAGGGGGCGCAGGAGGTGAGCGAGATGGTCACGATCGACGGCCGCCGCTTCGTAAGGCTCATGCGCCCGTTCAAGGTCGAGACCTCCTGCCTGAAGTGCCATGCCGCCCAAGGCTACAAGAAGGGCGACATCCGCGGCGGCATCAGCGTAACGGTGCCGCTCGCACTCTTCTCGGCAGGTTCCAACCGGGTGCTCGCCAGTACCGCGGCCACGTTGCTGCTGATAGGGGGCGTGGGGGTCATCCTGATCCTGGTGGGGGCACGGCAGCTCTCGCAAAGTTCGTCCCGTCTGGAGGAGACCAACGCCGAGCTGTTGAACGAGGTGGCCGAACGCGAGATCGCCCGGGAACAGCTCCGGGAGCAGGCCGTCCTTTTGGAGGAGGAAGTTGCCGAACGCCAGGCAGCGCAGGAGGAGGCGGTAGCGAACCAGAGGAAGCTGCAACTGATAATGGACTCCACCCATGCCGCCATCTACGGCATCGACACCTCAGGAAAGTGCATCTTCGCCAACAGGACCTGCCTGGAGCTTACCGGTTACGACCGCCTGGACGAGCTGCTCGGCAGGAACATGCACGACCTCATCCACCACACCCTTCCCAACGGGATCCCCGCGCCGGTGGCGCAATGCAACATATTCCGCGCCTTCAACGAAGGAGCAGGGTGCACGGTGCGCAACGAGGTATTCTGGCGCAAGGACGGCACATCTTTCCCGGTGGAGTACTCATCGTATCCCATCACGAACGACGGCGTCATCGAGGGGGCCGTGGTCAGCTTCGTCGATCTCACCGAGCGGATCGCCCTCGAGGCACAACTGCGCCAGGCACAGAAAATGGAGGCCGTGGGACAGCTGGCGGGGGGGGTGGCTCACGACTTCAACAACGTGCTGCAGGTGATAAGCGGCTACGGGAGCATCTTGAAGATGGATGAGAGGCTCGACGAGCGTCAGAAACAGGAAGTCGACCAGATCCTTTCGGCAGCGGAGCGGGCGACGCAACTGACCAGGGGACTGCTGGCTTTCAGCCGCAAGCAGGCGATCACCCTGGCACCGGTGAATCTCAACGACGTGGTGGAAAGCGTCCGAAAATTCCTGGTGCGGATCATCGGCGAGGATATCCAGCTGAAGACGACTCCCGTTGCGGGAACCCTCTACATCATGGCCGACCTGGGACAGCTGGAGCAGGTCCTCATCAACCTGGCCACCAACGCCAGGGACGCCATGCCGAGGGGTGGCGTCCTCGCCATCGAAACGGGGAGCCAGGAGGTGGAATCCCCGCTGGACCAGGAATCAGGAGAGCACAAGCCGGGGCACTACGCGGTGCTCACGATCGCCGACACCGGTTGCGGCATGGATGCGGAGACCTGCAAGAGGATCTTCGAGCCGTTCTACACGACGAAGGAGGTCAGCAAGGGAACGGGGCTGGGGATGGCCATAGTCTACGGCATCGTGAAGCAGCATAACGGCTTCATCAACGTCTACAGTGAACCGGGCCATGGCACTACCTTTAGGATCTACCTCCCCATCTACCACTCGGACCGGGTCCGCGACAGTGACGACTGCAAACAGGCAGCGCCGCCGCGGGGAGGGAGCGAGACCATACTGCTCGCAGAGGATGACGAGGGGGTGCGCAACCTGGTCCTCTCCGTGCTGACCCGCTTCGGCTATCGCGTCATCCAGGCGGTGGACGGCCAGGACGCGGTGGAGAAGTACCTCGCGCACCGGGACGAGATCAACATGATACTGCTGGACCTGATCATGCCGCGCAAAAACGGCACGGAAGCCTACGACGAGATCGCCAGGCACGATCCCGGGGCGAAGGTGTTGTACGCGAGCGGCTACACGGCGGATTTCATCAAGAAGCGGGGGGTACCCGAGGAGGGAATCGACCTGATCATGAAACCGATCCAGCCGATGGAACTGCTGCGCGCGGTGCGGGAGATCCTCGACGCGTGA
- a CDS encoding phospholipase D family protein, producing MKLIANEVNNNYFREILELVPSAASIDVAVAYITDNTLFDLAIKHDKPLNIWCRIDEGVSLDTLSVLQKCVRHPKCKIRATYDYLHAKVIWLHGVGCYIGSANLSGKALYDNIELGVFYEEGLEFANFFGEIKTFIANLQDYTSTILPDDLNRIQKIFIEMGNSRDIENIEYQLRQHKKKFLDEWNKLKGRIFANQKTPLHKISKGSKHQKRCIEEWKYCQKILTEYADIYMAEYKRPAWVGQIDCFSEIDKMFDWYYGDYIKGDKKVEILIEEHHEQNKSNPDKKMRELFSMWTALKEVPYAEISESFATRTPIVRKLLSKKNILSLSVKDISEVVVNCWALIDHINQFKSYEKLGLDSENGKVSKEIKAEQYAKLFLCDPNKHGKSFLEVLNYFIWDESSPPWEKIWECTDSNSKWKYPGIDRSTLGELIGLARPDKYPIRNNRISRVLYALGFEVDHF from the coding sequence GTGAAACTTATTGCGAATGAGGTTAATAACAACTATTTCAGAGAAATCCTTGAACTTGTCCCCTCTGCAGCAAGCATTGACGTTGCGGTTGCTTATATAACCGACAACACTCTATTCGATCTAGCTATCAAACACGATAAGCCTCTCAATATCTGGTGCAGAATAGATGAGGGTGTAAGTTTAGATACACTTAGTGTTCTGCAAAAGTGTGTACGTCATCCGAAATGTAAAATTAGAGCTACATACGATTATCTACACGCGAAAGTAATCTGGCTTCATGGAGTAGGTTGTTACATCGGATCAGCCAATTTATCAGGAAAGGCCCTTTATGACAACATAGAACTTGGTGTGTTTTACGAAGAAGGCCTCGAGTTTGCGAACTTCTTTGGCGAGATAAAGACCTTTATTGCAAACCTACAAGATTATACCTCCACAATACTGCCTGATGATCTAAATAGAATACAAAAAATATTTATTGAAATGGGTAACAGTAGAGACATAGAGAACATTGAATACCAACTCAGGCAGCATAAGAAAAAGTTTCTCGACGAGTGGAATAAGTTAAAAGGGCGAATTTTTGCTAATCAAAAAACGCCATTACATAAGATAAGCAAGGGAAGTAAACACCAGAAAAGATGCATCGAGGAATGGAAATATTGTCAGAAGATTCTTACTGAGTATGCTGATATCTACATGGCAGAGTACAAGCGGCCAGCATGGGTGGGGCAGATAGATTGCTTTTCTGAAATAGATAAAATGTTTGATTGGTATTATGGAGACTACATAAAGGGTGATAAAAAAGTAGAGATATTAATAGAAGAGCATCATGAGCAGAATAAAAGCAATCCCGACAAGAAGATGCGAGAACTTTTTTCAATGTGGACGGCTTTAAAAGAAGTGCCATATGCGGAAATTTCCGAATCGTTTGCAACAAGGACGCCTATAGTTCGCAAGCTTCTTTCCAAGAAAAACATACTTAGTCTAAGCGTAAAAGACATTTCTGAAGTAGTAGTAAATTGTTGGGCCTTAATTGATCATATAAATCAGTTCAAATCTTATGAAAAACTGGGCTTAGACAGTGAGAATGGAAAAGTTTCAAAGGAAATAAAAGCAGAACAATATGCAAAACTGTTTTTATGTGATCCCAACAAGCATGGCAAGTCTTTCCTCGAGGTGCTTAATTATTTCATTTGGGATGAGTCGTCTCCTCCTTGGGAAAAAATATGGGAGTGCACGGACTCAAATTCAAAATGGAAATATCCGGGCATTGACCGCAGTACCTTAGGTGAGCTGATAGGATTGGCACGACCCGACAAATATCCCATCAGAAACAATAGGATATCTCGTGTGCTGTATGCCTTAGGCTTTGAGGTTGATCATTTCTAG
- a CDS encoding amidohydrolase family protein, producing MRIYAASYLLPISSPPIAGGALAVKDGRIVAVGKAHELRAQFSAPVTDLHESVIMPGLVNAHTHLELTHFPAWKLRKQLDYLPKRYVEWIQQVVKIKRALEPGELEHSVREGMRLSLGFGTTAVGDILSDHSLAPLYRDTPLTGRLFLEAIGHDPLLCDTLVARMESTLETLQGGLLPGLSPHTPHTVSAKLFRCLQDLCDKTGALKAVHLSETAEEASFMHDTTGPIAELLYPMAHWEQYLPHPMRTTSTRYLDGLGVLDPATLAVHAVHVTPNDVAILKERGVSVVLCPRSNDRLFVGCAPHKLLKEAGLLLALGTDSLASNDSLSLWDEIHFLQQIAPGVFSSAELLFMATLGGARALRIDSGTGSLEAGKRADFLVLGGCNCDAGAGVEATVLAKGRLERVYLAGVPAP from the coding sequence ATGAGAATATATGCCGCTTCCTACCTGCTGCCGATTTCCTCTCCGCCCATAGCGGGGGGCGCCCTTGCCGTCAAAGACGGGCGCATCGTCGCGGTCGGCAAGGCCCACGAGCTGCGCGCGCAGTTTTCCGCGCCGGTCACCGACCTGCACGAGTCGGTGATCATGCCGGGGCTGGTGAACGCGCACACCCACCTGGAGCTGACCCATTTCCCCGCCTGGAAGCTGCGCAAGCAGCTCGACTACCTCCCCAAGCGGTACGTGGAGTGGATCCAGCAGGTGGTGAAGATAAAGCGTGCCCTCGAACCGGGGGAACTGGAGCATTCCGTCAGGGAAGGGATGCGGCTTAGCCTGGGATTTGGCACCACCGCCGTGGGCGACATCCTCTCCGACCACTCCCTGGCGCCCCTGTACCGTGACACACCGCTCACCGGCAGGCTCTTCCTGGAAGCGATCGGGCACGACCCGCTTTTGTGCGACACGCTGGTGGCGAGGATGGAATCGACACTCGAGACCCTGCAGGGGGGACTTCTCCCCGGCCTTTCCCCGCACACCCCCCACACGGTTTCCGCGAAGCTGTTTCGCTGCCTGCAGGACCTCTGCGACAAGACGGGTGCACTGAAGGCCGTGCATCTCTCCGAGACCGCCGAGGAAGCCTCCTTCATGCACGACACCACTGGCCCCATCGCCGAACTGCTCTACCCGATGGCGCATTGGGAGCAGTACCTGCCTCATCCGATGCGCACCACCTCGACGCGCTACCTGGACGGGCTTGGTGTGCTCGACCCCGCCACGCTGGCGGTGCACGCCGTCCACGTCACCCCCAACGACGTCGCCATCCTCAAGGAACGCGGCGTAAGCGTGGTGCTCTGCCCGCGCAGCAACGACCGTCTCTTCGTCGGGTGCGCGCCCCACAAGCTTTTGAAGGAGGCCGGCCTTCTCCTCGCCCTCGGCACCGACTCGCTTGCCAGCAACGATTCGCTCTCGCTGTGGGACGAGATCCATTTCCTCCAGCAGATAGCCCCCGGCGTGTTCAGCAGTGCCGAACTTCTCTTCATGGCCACCCTGGGGGGCGCCCGTGCCCTGCGGATCGATTCCGGCACCGGATCTCTCGAGGCCGGAAAGCGGGCCGATTTTCTCGTTCTTGGGGGCTGCAATTGCGACGCGGGCGCCGGAGTCGAAGCCACCGTTTTGGCCAAGGGGCGCCTGGAGCGGGTCTACCTCGCCGGGGTGCCGGCGCCGTAG
- the smpB gene encoding SsrA-binding protein SmpB has translation MGEKLICNNKKAFHDYFIEERYEAGMVLQGTEVKSLRNGKANLNDSFAMVKNGEAFLHNFHINPYDFGNRENHDPDRMRKLLLHKKEIVKLFSKIREQGYTLIPLRVYFKDGKVKTELGLAKGKKNYDKREVMKQKDMQRDIVQGLKDRNRGTRERE, from the coding sequence ATGGGTGAGAAGCTGATTTGCAACAACAAGAAGGCATTCCACGATTACTTCATCGAGGAGCGTTACGAGGCCGGCATGGTGTTGCAGGGGACCGAAGTCAAGTCCCTGCGTAACGGCAAGGCGAACCTGAACGATTCCTTTGCCATGGTGAAGAATGGCGAAGCCTTCCTGCACAACTTTCACATCAACCCCTACGATTTCGGCAATCGGGAGAACCACGATCCCGACCGGATGCGGAAGTTGTTGTTGCACAAGAAAGAGATCGTGAAGCTCTTTTCCAAGATCAGGGAGCAGGGGTATACCTTGATTCCCCTCCGGGTGTACTTCAAGGATGGCAAGGTGAAGACCGAGTTGGGCTTGGCGAAAGGGAAGAAGAACTACGACAAGCGTGAAGTCATGAAGCAGAAAGACATGCAGCGTGACATCGTTCAAGGACTCAAGGACCGCAACCGTGGCACCAGAGAGCGGGAGTAG
- a CDS encoding phage/plasmid primase, P4 family, with product MNEFVYAVEDAERFLKTLAPHGSFTFQTFSDDKSRQLSCLIRHGQLKDHLEDFKRLNREGAGIFVTVNETDGVGRTRENIVKVRAHFIDSDDEPIQEVCKRFSLTPHLVVETSEGKGHAYWLVSDVDTADFTQIQERFIIALGTDPSVKDLSRTLRLPGFYHMKAEPRLVKMIACEEGMRPYSKEEILQALPAQTSKPVAAVNLASEHVKADPSVPLADGMRTQALTSLAGELIETGLSDERVLAYLIPWNNSNLEPLPESKLVETIKSIRKSDQRNHPERYGLAVEHTETGNAKRLVATFGDDIRYCHDRSEWLIWDGHRWGADATEEMKRKAISTAASILRDIDGRQNLTETAKLHAWVKQSLASSGIKNMLGLAQADESIATMSCQLDKNDWLLNVQNGTIDMKKQSFKAASREDLNTKMATVAYDTGADCPAWLEFINTVFAGDVELISWVQKVVGYTLTGSTDEQCAFFLIGDGCNGKSTFLNVVKTVLGDYAVQANPDSFMASRYNSAGGARSDLMRFAGARMVMASEGEEGQRLAESFLKQVTGGEEISTRGLYQKNQIEYKPKFKLFFGSNHKPMITGIDYGIWRRIRVIPFNLCIPEGQRDPHLMKKLCQEASGILNWAYEGCLRWQEEGLSDVPAAVEMAAREYEAENDVIGRFLADSCCEGGEVRSCDLYDAYSQWSEHNGEPKKTAAQVKRYLERRKYANHRTKRGVIWTGLQLLDGGRVPAAV from the coding sequence ATGAATGAATTTGTTTACGCAGTAGAAGACGCTGAAAGGTTCCTAAAAACCTTAGCACCGCACGGAAGTTTCACTTTTCAAACCTTTTCCGATGACAAATCCCGCCAACTTTCGTGCCTAATCCGCCATGGGCAGTTGAAGGACCACCTAGAAGACTTCAAACGGCTAAATCGAGAGGGTGCCGGGATATTCGTCACTGTCAACGAGACCGACGGTGTCGGCCGGACAAGGGAAAACATCGTAAAGGTGCGTGCTCATTTTATTGACTCTGACGATGAGCCAATCCAAGAGGTATGCAAAAGGTTTTCTCTTACTCCCCACCTGGTTGTTGAAACCAGCGAAGGGAAAGGACACGCCTACTGGTTGGTTTCCGACGTCGACACAGCTGACTTCACACAAATACAAGAACGTTTCATCATCGCCCTTGGCACTGACCCATCAGTGAAGGATTTATCACGAACCCTGAGGCTCCCCGGATTTTACCACATGAAGGCAGAACCGAGACTCGTTAAGATGATTGCTTGCGAGGAAGGGATGCGTCCTTACAGCAAGGAAGAGATCTTACAAGCCTTACCGGCACAAACCTCAAAGCCTGTTGCGGCAGTCAATCTGGCATCTGAGCACGTCAAGGCTGATCCTTCAGTCCCGTTGGCGGATGGAATGAGAACCCAAGCGCTGACTTCCCTGGCGGGGGAACTAATAGAGACAGGGCTCAGTGACGAAAGGGTTTTAGCATACCTTATCCCATGGAATAACAGCAACCTAGAGCCACTGCCAGAGTCGAAGTTAGTGGAGACCATTAAAAGCATCAGGAAATCTGATCAAAGAAATCACCCGGAACGGTACGGTTTAGCCGTGGAGCATACCGAAACCGGAAACGCGAAACGGTTAGTCGCAACATTCGGAGATGACATCAGGTACTGCCATGACAGAAGTGAGTGGCTGATATGGGATGGACACAGGTGGGGGGCCGATGCTACCGAAGAGATGAAGCGAAAAGCTATTTCAACTGCCGCAAGCATTCTCAGAGATATCGATGGGCGCCAGAACCTTACAGAGACTGCAAAACTGCATGCTTGGGTAAAGCAGAGTCTTGCATCTTCCGGCATTAAGAACATGTTGGGGTTGGCTCAGGCCGATGAGTCAATTGCAACGATGTCTTGCCAACTTGATAAAAATGACTGGCTCTTGAATGTCCAAAACGGGACAATTGATATGAAAAAACAGAGCTTTAAGGCTGCATCGCGAGAGGACCTTAACACTAAAATGGCTACGGTCGCTTATGACACTGGTGCTGATTGTCCTGCTTGGCTGGAATTTATCAACACCGTCTTTGCTGGGGATGTCGAGCTGATCTCATGGGTTCAGAAGGTCGTTGGATATACCCTCACAGGCTCAACCGATGAACAGTGTGCCTTCTTCCTGATAGGAGATGGGTGCAACGGAAAAAGCACCTTCCTGAATGTTGTCAAAACGGTTCTAGGGGATTACGCAGTCCAGGCAAATCCCGATTCCTTCATGGCCAGCAGGTACAACTCAGCAGGTGGTGCTAGAAGCGACCTGATGAGGTTCGCTGGGGCCCGTATGGTCATGGCCTCTGAGGGGGAGGAAGGGCAGCGGCTAGCGGAATCATTCCTCAAGCAAGTCACAGGTGGGGAGGAAATTTCGACGAGGGGGCTGTATCAGAAGAACCAGATTGAGTACAAGCCAAAGTTCAAGCTCTTCTTCGGGAGCAACCATAAACCCATGATTACAGGAATAGACTATGGAATCTGGCGTAGGATCAGGGTCATCCCCTTCAATCTCTGCATACCTGAAGGACAAAGGGACCCGCACCTGATGAAGAAGCTTTGCCAGGAAGCCTCTGGGATCCTCAATTGGGCCTACGAAGGTTGCTTACGATGGCAGGAAGAGGGGCTGAGTGATGTCCCTGCAGCCGTAGAAATGGCGGCGAGAGAATACGAAGCCGAGAATGATGTCATTGGGCGTTTCTTGGCTGACTCCTGCTGCGAAGGCGGAGAAGTCCGCAGCTGCGATCTATATGATGCGTACTCTCAATGGTCAGAGCATAACGGGGAGCCCAAAAAGACGGCAGCGCAGGTTAAACGGTATCTAGAGAGGCGAAAATACGCCAACCACCGAACGAAGCGTGGAGTGATCTGGACGGGATTGCAGTTACTTGATGGTGGGAGAGTACCCGCAGCGGTATAG
- a CDS encoding nucleotide pyrophosphohydrolase → MDIKQLQYDLEAFAEARDWNKYHTPKNLAIALSVEASELLEIFQWLTDDESRGITNSEQDMRLITEELADIQIYLLRLSDKLKVDLEAAVKAKVVKNSKKYPVELAKGNATKYNRRGK, encoded by the coding sequence ATGGACATTAAACAGCTGCAATACGATCTCGAGGCATTTGCTGAAGCACGGGATTGGAACAAATATCATACGCCCAAAAATCTAGCTATTGCCCTTTCTGTCGAAGCCTCCGAGTTGCTAGAAATTTTTCAGTGGCTGACGGATGACGAATCGCGAGGGATTACCAACTCTGAACAGGATATGAGGCTTATTACTGAAGAGTTGGCAGATATTCAGATCTATCTACTTAGACTGTCAGATAAACTCAAAGTCGATCTGGAGGCCGCAGTCAAAGCGAAGGTCGTGAAAAACAGCAAAAAATATCCAGTCGAGTTGGCGAAGGGAAATGCGACCAAGTATAACAGGAGGGGCAAATGA